One window of the Trifolium pratense cultivar HEN17-A07 linkage group LG2, ARS_RC_1.1, whole genome shotgun sequence genome contains the following:
- the LOC123905791 gene encoding protein MITOFERRINLIKE 1, chloroplastic — protein MSSSSSMESKISSSLTLPTPNSNKLSTTFNDFNNLINNFTTLTLTPPFASISDSPQPRFKSGSTNSQTLLKNLTVIERAFIGAGGGGIAGAFTYACLHPLDTIKTKMQAKGASQIYKNTLDAVSKTFTTNGILGFYSGFSAVVVGSTASSAVYFGTCEFGKSFLSKQNCPKILIPPISGALGNVLSSAIMVPKELITQRMQTGAKGRSYEVLINILQNEGVLGLYRGYSATLLRNLPAGVLSYSSFEYLKLAVMKSTNKNHLEPIQSVICGALAGAISASITTPLDVVKTRLMTQARNEAVGKVATVMYGGVKDTIREILMEEGLVGFTRGMGPRVLHSACFSALGYFAFETARIAILNEYVKRKQLNLEDAVVVSGSS, from the coding sequence AtgtcatcatcttcttcaatggAATCCAAAATCTCATCCTCCCTCACTCTCCCTACTCCAAATTCCAACAAACTCTCAACAACCTTCAACGATTTCAACAACCTAATCAACAACTTCACAACCCTAACTCTCACTCCACCTTTCGCCTCAATCTCCGATTCACCTCAACCCCGGTTCAAATCCGGTTCAACCAATTCCCAAACCCTCCTAAAAAACCTAACCGTCATCGAACGCGCTTTCATTGGCGCAGGCGGTGGCGGTATCGCTGGTGCATTCACTTACGCTTGTCTTCATCCTCTTGATACTATCAAAACCAAAATGCAAGCCAAAGGCGCTTcacaaatttacaaaaataccCTTGATGCTGTTTCGAAAACTTTCACTACAAATGGAATTTTAGGTTTTTACAGCGGTTTTTCTGCTGTTGTTGTAGGTTCTACAGCTTCATCTGCGGTTTATTTTGGAACTTGTGAATTTGGTAAGTCTTTTTTGTCTAAACAGAATTGTCCTAAGATTTTGATTCCTCCGATTTCTGGTGCTTTAGGGAATGTTTTATCGTCTGCGATAATGGTTCCGAAGGAATTGATAACGCAGCGAATGCAAACCGGTGCCAAAGGTAGGTCTTATGAGGTTTTGATTAACATTCTTCAAAATGAAGGGGTTTTGGGTTTATATAGAGGCTACTCAGCTACATTGTTGAGAAATTTACCTGCTGGTGTTTTGAGTTATTCTTCGTTTGAGTATTTGAAGTTGGCGGTTATGAAGAGTACGAATAAGAATCATTTGGAACCGATTCAGAGTGTGATTTGTGGGGCGTTGGCAGGGGCGATATCGGCTTCGATTACCACACCTTTGGATGTTGTGAAGACGAGGTTGATGACGCAGGCAAGGAATGAGGCGGTTGGGAAGGTTGCCACGGTTATGTATGGTGGGGTTAAGGATACCATTAGGGAGATTTTGATGGAAGAGGGGTTGGTTGGTTTTACGCGTGGAATGGGTCCTAGGGTTCTTCATAGTGCTTGTTTTTCGGCTTTGGGTTATTTTGCTTTTGAGACTGCTAGGATTGCTATTTTGAATGAGTATGTTAAGAGGAAGCAATTGAATTTGGAGGATGCGGTTGTTGTTTCTGGTAGTAGTTGA
- the LOC123905790 gene encoding receptor-like protein EIX2 isoform X1 has protein sequence MTNYIPKIFYALLFLLLLNSESTLQFKNVTTESAESKCREWEKQALLKFKQSIYDNFDFLSTWRDDEKDGDCCKWKGIECNNETGHVKKLDLRGDYIQYMVGVIDFTSLIALENMEYLDLSYNNFRGSQISEHIGSLTKLRYLNLSYRVVSGRIPYQIGNLLELEYLDLSENNIDGNIPCELRNLSRLQYLNLDGTSLDGKLPFLTGNLPMLQTLKLGGQFDITYDDTKWLSTLTSLTKLVLRESLPFGSSHHLLQAIRKIISNLRELRLVGFGLMDNDVSNLFHSHSNYSTFPTILDFSGNMLTSSTFQFLSNLSLNLQELYLSENNIVFSSHLYPNIPSLVILDLSYNNLTSFQFIGNFNFSSKLQELYLTNCSLTDKSFIVSSIPTSNSSSSLLILDLSSNSLRSSKVFFWIFNFTTNLQILYLSGNSLEGHILDGFGNVLKSLEYIDLSSNHLQGEIPSFFGNMCTLHTLYLSHNNFSGEISNFIQTSSWCNKHILSRLDLSYNRITGILPKTISLLSNLEYLNLDENSLEGHINESHLSNFSKLKSLDLSYNSLSLTFPSSWVPPFQLSALSLASCKLGSSFPSWIETQRSLSWFDISNAGINDYVPEWIWNNKKYLRIMNMSHNNLKGTIPNFSIKLPQNAYIILNSNQLEGPVPSFLRQAKYLDLFENKFSTLFTFLCDKSPSATPLAVLHLSNNQIKGQLPDCWKSVNNLMVLDLSNNNLRGKIPQTMGTLVKLETLVLKQNSLNGDFPSTLKNCSNLRTFNVGENLLSGHIPSWIGENMQQLIILSLSGNRFSGSIPIHLCYLQKIQILDLSRNNLSEEIPKCLRNFTALSKKTINTSETESVSTDFLPIITLYWKGVEREFQNPEWRLLSIDLSSNNLTGEIPKEIGNLIGLVSLNLSRNNLSGEIPSETGNLVSLEYLDLSRNHFSGKIPQTITQIDSLGDIDLSNNFLSGRIPFGRHLETLGSKGFEGNLNLCGEPLAKKCPEDMISVNPKQQKVHGEDDNSVFHQGFYLSLGLGYFTGFWGLMGPILIWRPWRIVYLRFLNKVIDYIYVFVAVKVARFKNWLKD, from the coding sequence ATGACCAATTATATTCCCAAAATATTTTATGCattgttgtttcttttattgCTTAACTCAGAATCCACTCTCCAATTCAAAAATGTAACAACTGAAAGTGCAGAATCAAAGTGCAGAGAGTGGGAGAAACAAGCACTCCTCAAGTTCAAACAAAGCATCTATGATAACTTTGACTTCTTGTCTACATGGAGGGACGACGAGAAAGATGGAGACTGCTGTAAATGGAAAGGAATTGAGTGCAACAATGAAACAGGCCATGTGAAGAAACTTGATCTTCGTGGTGATTATATACAATACATGGTAGGTGTGATCGATTTCACTTCATTGATTGCCTTGGAAAATATGGAATATTTAGACCTCAGCTATAATAATTTTCGTGGAAGCCAGATTTCAGAACACATAGGCTCACTTACCAAGTTAAGATATCTCAATCTCTCATATCGTGTTGTTAGTGGGAGGATTCCTTATCAAATTGGAAATCTTTTAGAGCTAGAGTATCTAGATCTAAGTGAGAACAATATTGATGGAAATATCCCTTGTGAACTTAGAAACCTTTCGCGACTGCAGTATCTTAATCTTGATGGAACAAGTCTAGATGGAAAACTCCCCTTTCTCACGGGAAATCTTCCAATGTTGCAAACTCTTAAACTTGGTGGCCAATTTGATATCACATATGATGATACAAAGTGGTTGTCTACACTCACTTCGTTAACAAAACTTGTCTTGAGAGAATCTCTTCCTTTTGGCTCGTCACATCATTTGCTCCAAGCAATTAGGAAGATTATTTCGAACTTAAGAGAGTTGAGGTTAGTTGGTTTTGGTCTTATGGATAATGATGTTTCAAATTTGTTTCATTCTCATTCCAACTATTCCACTTTTCCTACCATCCTTGATTTCTCTGGCAATATGTTGACATCCTCAACCTTTCAATTCTTGTCAAATCTTAGTCTTAATCTTCAAGAGCTTTATCTTTCTGAAAACAATATTGTTTTTTCATCTCATCTCTATCCAAACATTCCTTCTCTTGTCATCCTTGACCTCTCATACAATAATCTAACATCATTCCAGTTTATAGGTAACTTCAACTTTAGCTCCAAATTGCAAGAGCTTTATCTAACAAATTGCAGCCTGACAGATAAAAGTTTTATTGTGTCATCTATTCCCACATCAAACTCTTCATCTTCCCTTCTCATCCTTGATCTCTCCTCAAATTCGTTGAGATCATCAAAAGTATTTTTCTGGATTTTTAACTTTACCACTAATCTTCAGATACTTTATCTTTCTGGTAACTCGTTAGAAGGTCACATCCTAGATGGATTTGGAAATGTATTGAAATCTCTTGAATACATTGACCTTTCTTCTAACCATCTACAAGGAGAGATCCCATCTTTCTTTGGGAATATGTGTACGTTGCACACTTTATACCTCTCACATAACAACTTCAgtggtgaaatttctaacttCATTCAAACTTCTTCATGGTGCAACAAACATATATTGTCTCGACTGGATTTATCATATAATCGAATAACTGGCATTCTACCTAAAACCATCAGCTTGCTATCTAATTTGGAGTATCTGAACTTGGATGAAAATTCTTTGGAAGGTCACATCAATGAATCACATCTCAGTAATTTTTCAAAGTTGAAAAGTTTAGACTTATCATACAACTCACTTTCCCTAACATTTCCAAGTAGTTGGGTACCTCCTTTCCAACTATCAGCTTTGAGTTTGGCATCTTGCAAGTTGGGTTCAAGCTTTCCTAGTTGGATCGAAACTCAAAGATCCCTATCATGGTTTGATATTTCTAATGCAGGGATTAATGACTATGTACCAGAATGGATTtggaacaacaaaaaatatttgagaatcATGAATATGTCTCACAACAATCTCAAAGGTACAATTCCAAATTTTTCAATCAAGCTTCCTCAAAATGcatatataattttgaattcaaatcaattaGAGGGTCCAGTTCCATCCTTTTTGCGTCAAGCTAAATATCTAGACCTCTTTGAAAACAAGTTTTCaactttatttacatttttatgTGATAAAAGCCCATCAGCAACACCCTTGGCCGTTTTACatttatcaaacaatcaaataaAGGGACAACTTCCAGATTGTTGGAAATCTGTAAACAACTTAATGGTTCTTGATTTGTCAAATAATAATCTTAGGGGTAAGATTCCACAGACCATGGGCACCCTTGTTAAATTGGAAACTTTGGTTTTAAAACAGAATAGTTTGAATGGTGATTTTCCTTCCACTTTGAAGAATTGCAGCAATTTAAGGACGTTCAATGTGGGTGAAAATTTGTTGTCTGGCCATATTCCATCATGGATAGGAGAAAACATGCAGCAATTGATAATCTTGAGCTTGTCAGGGAATCGGTTTTCTGGAAGCATTCCCATCCACCTATGTTATTTACAGAAGATTCAAATTTTGGATCTTTCAAGAAATAACTTATCAGAAGAAATTCCCAAGTGCTTAAGAAATTTTACTGCATTGTCTAAAAAGACCATCAATACTAGTGAAACTGAAAGTGTTAGCACGGATTTTCTGCCTATAATAACTTTATATTGGAAAGGTGTGGAGCGTGAGTTCCAGAATCCAGAGTGGAGACTTTTAAGCATTGATCTTTCAAGTAATAACTTAACAGGTGAAATACCAAAAGAGATAGGGAATTTGATTGGATTAGTCTCTTTGAATTTATCACGCAACAATTTGAGTGGAGAAATTCCATCTGAAACTGGAAATCTAGTTTCACTTGAATACCTTGATTTGTCGAGAAACCATTTCTCCGGAAAAATTCCTCAAACTATTACTCAAATTGACAGCCTTGGAGATATAGACTTGTCAAACAATTTTCTTAGCGGAAGAATCCCTTTTGGAAGACATTTGGAAACCTTAGGCTCTAAAGGTTTTGAAGGAAATCTCAATCTTTGTGGTGAACCACTTGCCAAAAAATGTCCTGAAGACATGATATCAGTAAATCCTAAACAACAAAAAGTTCATGGTGAAGATGACAATTCTGTTTTCCATCAAGGATTTTACTTGAGCTTGGGGCTAGGATATTTCACAGGTTTCTGGGGCTTAATGGGGCCAATACTAATTTGGCGACCTTGGAGAATTGTATATCTAAGGTTCTTGAACAAAGTGATTGACTATATATATGTATTCGTGGCAGTCAAAGTGGCAAGGTTCAAAAATTGGCTCAAAGACTAG
- the LOC123905790 gene encoding receptor-like protein EIX2 isoform X2 produces MTNYIPKIFYALLFLLLLNSESTLQFKNVTTESAESKCREWEKQALLKFKQSIYDNFDFLSTWRDDEKDGDCCKWKGIECNNETGHVKKLDLRGDYIQYMVGVIDFTSLIALENMEYLDLSYNNFRGSQISEHIGSLTKLRYLNLSYRVVSGRIPYQIGNLLELEYLDLSENNIDGNIPCELRNLSRLQYLNLDGTSLDGKLPFLTGNLPMLQTLKLGGQFDITYDDTKWLSTLTSLTKLVLRESLPFGSSHHLLQAIRKIISNLRELRLVGFGLMDNDVSNLFHSHSNYSTFPTILDFSGNMLTSSTFQFLSNIPSLVILDLSYNNLTSFQFIGNFNFSSKLQELYLTNCSLTDKSFIVSSIPTSNSSSSLLILDLSSNSLRSSKVFFWIFNFTTNLQILYLSGNSLEGHILDGFGNVLKSLEYIDLSSNHLQGEIPSFFGNMCTLHTLYLSHNNFSGEISNFIQTSSWCNKHILSRLDLSYNRITGILPKTISLLSNLEYLNLDENSLEGHINESHLSNFSKLKSLDLSYNSLSLTFPSSWVPPFQLSALSLASCKLGSSFPSWIETQRSLSWFDISNAGINDYVPEWIWNNKKYLRIMNMSHNNLKGTIPNFSIKLPQNAYIILNSNQLEGPVPSFLRQAKYLDLFENKFSTLFTFLCDKSPSATPLAVLHLSNNQIKGQLPDCWKSVNNLMVLDLSNNNLRGKIPQTMGTLVKLETLVLKQNSLNGDFPSTLKNCSNLRTFNVGENLLSGHIPSWIGENMQQLIILSLSGNRFSGSIPIHLCYLQKIQILDLSRNNLSEEIPKCLRNFTALSKKTINTSETESVSTDFLPIITLYWKGVEREFQNPEWRLLSIDLSSNNLTGEIPKEIGNLIGLVSLNLSRNNLSGEIPSETGNLVSLEYLDLSRNHFSGKIPQTITQIDSLGDIDLSNNFLSGRIPFGRHLETLGSKGFEGNLNLCGEPLAKKCPEDMISVNPKQQKVHGEDDNSVFHQGFYLSLGLGYFTGFWGLMGPILIWRPWRIVYLRFLNKVIDYIYVFVAVKVARFKNWLKD; encoded by the exons ATGACCAATTATATTCCCAAAATATTTTATGCattgttgtttcttttattgCTTAACTCAGAATCCACTCTCCAATTCAAAAATGTAACAACTGAAAGTGCAGAATCAAAGTGCAGAGAGTGGGAGAAACAAGCACTCCTCAAGTTCAAACAAAGCATCTATGATAACTTTGACTTCTTGTCTACATGGAGGGACGACGAGAAAGATGGAGACTGCTGTAAATGGAAAGGAATTGAGTGCAACAATGAAACAGGCCATGTGAAGAAACTTGATCTTCGTGGTGATTATATACAATACATGGTAGGTGTGATCGATTTCACTTCATTGATTGCCTTGGAAAATATGGAATATTTAGACCTCAGCTATAATAATTTTCGTGGAAGCCAGATTTCAGAACACATAGGCTCACTTACCAAGTTAAGATATCTCAATCTCTCATATCGTGTTGTTAGTGGGAGGATTCCTTATCAAATTGGAAATCTTTTAGAGCTAGAGTATCTAGATCTAAGTGAGAACAATATTGATGGAAATATCCCTTGTGAACTTAGAAACCTTTCGCGACTGCAGTATCTTAATCTTGATGGAACAAGTCTAGATGGAAAACTCCCCTTTCTCACGGGAAATCTTCCAATGTTGCAAACTCTTAAACTTGGTGGCCAATTTGATATCACATATGATGATACAAAGTGGTTGTCTACACTCACTTCGTTAACAAAACTTGTCTTGAGAGAATCTCTTCCTTTTGGCTCGTCACATCATTTGCTCCAAGCAATTAGGAAGATTATTTCGAACTTAAGAGAGTTGAGGTTAGTTGGTTTTGGTCTTATGGATAATGATGTTTCAAATTTGTTTCATTCTCATTCCAACTATTCCACTTTTCCTACCATCCTTGATTTCTCTGGCAATATGTTGACATCCTCAACCTTTCAATTCTTGTCAA ACATTCCTTCTCTTGTCATCCTTGACCTCTCATACAATAATCTAACATCATTCCAGTTTATAGGTAACTTCAACTTTAGCTCCAAATTGCAAGAGCTTTATCTAACAAATTGCAGCCTGACAGATAAAAGTTTTATTGTGTCATCTATTCCCACATCAAACTCTTCATCTTCCCTTCTCATCCTTGATCTCTCCTCAAATTCGTTGAGATCATCAAAAGTATTTTTCTGGATTTTTAACTTTACCACTAATCTTCAGATACTTTATCTTTCTGGTAACTCGTTAGAAGGTCACATCCTAGATGGATTTGGAAATGTATTGAAATCTCTTGAATACATTGACCTTTCTTCTAACCATCTACAAGGAGAGATCCCATCTTTCTTTGGGAATATGTGTACGTTGCACACTTTATACCTCTCACATAACAACTTCAgtggtgaaatttctaacttCATTCAAACTTCTTCATGGTGCAACAAACATATATTGTCTCGACTGGATTTATCATATAATCGAATAACTGGCATTCTACCTAAAACCATCAGCTTGCTATCTAATTTGGAGTATCTGAACTTGGATGAAAATTCTTTGGAAGGTCACATCAATGAATCACATCTCAGTAATTTTTCAAAGTTGAAAAGTTTAGACTTATCATACAACTCACTTTCCCTAACATTTCCAAGTAGTTGGGTACCTCCTTTCCAACTATCAGCTTTGAGTTTGGCATCTTGCAAGTTGGGTTCAAGCTTTCCTAGTTGGATCGAAACTCAAAGATCCCTATCATGGTTTGATATTTCTAATGCAGGGATTAATGACTATGTACCAGAATGGATTtggaacaacaaaaaatatttgagaatcATGAATATGTCTCACAACAATCTCAAAGGTACAATTCCAAATTTTTCAATCAAGCTTCCTCAAAATGcatatataattttgaattcaaatcaattaGAGGGTCCAGTTCCATCCTTTTTGCGTCAAGCTAAATATCTAGACCTCTTTGAAAACAAGTTTTCaactttatttacatttttatgTGATAAAAGCCCATCAGCAACACCCTTGGCCGTTTTACatttatcaaacaatcaaataaAGGGACAACTTCCAGATTGTTGGAAATCTGTAAACAACTTAATGGTTCTTGATTTGTCAAATAATAATCTTAGGGGTAAGATTCCACAGACCATGGGCACCCTTGTTAAATTGGAAACTTTGGTTTTAAAACAGAATAGTTTGAATGGTGATTTTCCTTCCACTTTGAAGAATTGCAGCAATTTAAGGACGTTCAATGTGGGTGAAAATTTGTTGTCTGGCCATATTCCATCATGGATAGGAGAAAACATGCAGCAATTGATAATCTTGAGCTTGTCAGGGAATCGGTTTTCTGGAAGCATTCCCATCCACCTATGTTATTTACAGAAGATTCAAATTTTGGATCTTTCAAGAAATAACTTATCAGAAGAAATTCCCAAGTGCTTAAGAAATTTTACTGCATTGTCTAAAAAGACCATCAATACTAGTGAAACTGAAAGTGTTAGCACGGATTTTCTGCCTATAATAACTTTATATTGGAAAGGTGTGGAGCGTGAGTTCCAGAATCCAGAGTGGAGACTTTTAAGCATTGATCTTTCAAGTAATAACTTAACAGGTGAAATACCAAAAGAGATAGGGAATTTGATTGGATTAGTCTCTTTGAATTTATCACGCAACAATTTGAGTGGAGAAATTCCATCTGAAACTGGAAATCTAGTTTCACTTGAATACCTTGATTTGTCGAGAAACCATTTCTCCGGAAAAATTCCTCAAACTATTACTCAAATTGACAGCCTTGGAGATATAGACTTGTCAAACAATTTTCTTAGCGGAAGAATCCCTTTTGGAAGACATTTGGAAACCTTAGGCTCTAAAGGTTTTGAAGGAAATCTCAATCTTTGTGGTGAACCACTTGCCAAAAAATGTCCTGAAGACATGATATCAGTAAATCCTAAACAACAAAAAGTTCATGGTGAAGATGACAATTCTGTTTTCCATCAAGGATTTTACTTGAGCTTGGGGCTAGGATATTTCACAGGTTTCTGGGGCTTAATGGGGCCAATACTAATTTGGCGACCTTGGAGAATTGTATATCTAAGGTTCTTGAACAAAGTGATTGACTATATATATGTATTCGTGGCAGTCAAAGTGGCAAGGTTCAAAAATTGGCTCAAAGACTAG